The proteins below are encoded in one region of Halalkalicoccus jeotgali B3:
- the mtnP gene encoding S-methyl-5'-thioadenosine phosphorylase, producing the protein MIGFIGGSGIYEALPLEHTHEEHVETPYGDPSAPVTIGEFGETGTEIAFLPRHGEDHGRSPTNLPYRANIYALKSVGVSHIVASNAVGSLKEELEPGTLVIPDQIVDRTRHREMTFYGEGIVVHQPFTYPYSPELVDHLTEAARSTIDADVSKGGTYVCIEGPQYSTKAESEFYRSQGWDLVGMTAIPEAKLAREAEMAYATVAGVTDYDVWKEDSEVTLQEVLENAEQNQKAIKAVVEEAIRTLPEDHECAAHTSLEGTINTPTDAIPEKTRERVEPLVGEYL; encoded by the coding sequence ATGATCGGCTTCATCGGCGGCAGCGGCATCTACGAGGCACTACCGCTCGAACACACCCACGAGGAACACGTCGAAACGCCCTACGGCGACCCGAGCGCTCCCGTCACCATCGGCGAGTTCGGAGAGACGGGTACAGAAATCGCCTTCCTGCCACGCCACGGCGAGGACCACGGGCGCTCGCCGACGAACCTCCCCTACCGGGCGAACATTTACGCGCTCAAATCCGTCGGTGTCTCCCATATCGTCGCCTCGAACGCCGTCGGCTCGCTCAAAGAGGAACTCGAACCGGGGACGCTCGTGATCCCCGACCAGATCGTCGACCGCACCCGCCACCGCGAGATGACCTTCTACGGCGAGGGGATCGTGGTCCACCAGCCCTTCACCTACCCCTACAGCCCCGAACTCGTCGATCATCTCACCGAGGCCGCCCGGAGCACGATCGACGCCGACGTCTCGAAGGGCGGGACCTACGTCTGCATCGAGGGTCCACAGTACTCCACGAAGGCCGAAAGCGAGTTCTATCGGAGCCAGGGCTGGGATCTGGTTGGTATGACCGCGATTCCCGAGGCGAAACTCGCCCGTGAGGCCGAGATGGCCTACGCTACCGTCGCCGGCGTCACCGACTACGACGTCTGGAAAGAGGACAGCGAAGTCACCCTCCAGGAGGTCCTCGAAAACGCAGAACAGAACCAAAAAGCGATCAAAGCCGTCGTCGAGGAGGCGATCCGCACGCTCCCGGAGGACCACGAGTGTGCGGCCCATACCTCCCTCGAAGGGACGATCAACACGCCCACCGATGCGATCCCCGAGAAGACCCGCGAGCGGGTCGAGCCGCTGGTCGGCGAGTATCTCTGA
- a CDS encoding nucleoside deaminase, whose protein sequence is MPQPSSRMNEERFMRRAIELAREAAERGDNPFGSVLVHDGEIVMEDSNRVATEDDIRRHPELTLARLAVRELDPEIRSETTMYTSTEPCPMCAGGMVYAGFDRVVYATSGPEIAAFTGHDPGVRAAEILDGVTEVEGPFCHEAALALHESVW, encoded by the coding sequence ATGCCGCAACCATCCTCCCGCATGAACGAGGAGCGATTCATGCGCCGAGCGATCGAACTCGCCCGCGAGGCTGCAGAGCGCGGCGACAATCCCTTCGGTTCCGTTCTCGTCCACGACGGCGAGATCGTGATGGAGGACTCCAATAGAGTCGCCACCGAGGACGACATCCGCAGACACCCCGAGTTGACCCTCGCCCGACTCGCCGTGCGCGAGCTCGATCCCGAGATCAGAAGCGAGACGACGATGTACACGAGCACCGAGCCCTGTCCGATGTGTGCCGGCGGAATGGTTTATGCGGGGTTCGATCGGGTGGTGTACGCGACCTCCGGGCCGGAGATCGCCGCGTTCACCGGCCACGACCCGGGTGTTCGAGCGGCGGAAATCCTCGATGGAGTGACCGAGGTCGAGGGGCCATTCTGTCACGAGGCGGCCCTCGCGCTCCACGAGTCGGTGTGGTGA
- a CDS encoding MATE family efflux transporter has product MSTAHESSLTEGGLVRPMVRLAWPMVVIQLLQVAYNVADTAFLGAVSEDAVGALSLAFPLIFFLISVGGGFTAAGAILVAQYTGAESGRNADVIAGQTLAFVTLLACVLAVLGHFSTDWLLSLFPAGAGTQERIVPLAADYMRIYFLGLPFLFGFFIFVSIMRGYGNTRTPMRVMIVSVVINVALDPLLIFGLGPFPRLGIEGAAIATITARAIATGLGLYVLFYTNAGPDIQPHDLVPRFDHVRDIVRLGTPSAIEQSSSSLAFVVLTGMVVAFPPEIVAAYGLGNRLISLVFLPAMGLSQALDTVVGQNLGADRPDRAARASKLAMGLVSIVMAGLTLVAYLFPEPIVGVFLTADTPGAAETIAYGVEYLQIAALMFVFLGVLQVLLGTFRGAGNTKTAMVFSLITLWAVRVPLTYSLVFVAGWAETGIWVAVVMGDVVGCLVALAWWTRGTWKESYVEIERERAHVGASED; this is encoded by the coding sequence GTGTCCACGGCCCACGAGAGTTCGCTCACCGAGGGCGGGTTGGTCCGCCCGATGGTCCGCCTCGCGTGGCCGATGGTCGTCATCCAACTGCTGCAGGTCGCGTACAACGTCGCCGACACGGCGTTTCTGGGCGCGGTCTCGGAGGACGCCGTCGGCGCGCTGAGCCTCGCCTTCCCGCTGATCTTCTTTCTGATCTCGGTCGGTGGCGGGTTCACCGCCGCCGGCGCGATCCTCGTCGCCCAGTATACGGGGGCCGAAAGCGGCCGGAACGCCGACGTGATCGCGGGCCAGACCCTCGCGTTTGTCACCCTGCTTGCCTGCGTGCTGGCCGTTCTCGGTCACTTCTCGACCGACTGGCTACTCTCGCTGTTCCCCGCGGGCGCCGGCACCCAAGAGCGGATCGTCCCGCTTGCGGCCGATTATATGAGGATATACTTCCTCGGGCTGCCCTTCCTGTTCGGGTTTTTCATCTTCGTCTCGATCATGCGCGGGTACGGCAACACCCGCACGCCAATGCGCGTGATGATCGTCAGCGTCGTGATCAACGTCGCGCTCGACCCCCTGTTGATCTTCGGGCTCGGACCGTTCCCCAGACTGGGAATCGAGGGGGCGGCCATCGCCACCATCACTGCTCGGGCGATCGCAACCGGGCTGGGGCTGTACGTCCTCTTCTATACGAACGCCGGGCCGGACATCCAGCCTCACGATCTCGTTCCACGGTTCGACCACGTCCGCGACATCGTCAGACTGGGAACCCCGAGCGCGATCGAACAGTCCTCCTCCTCGCTCGCGTTCGTCGTCCTGACGGGGATGGTCGTCGCCTTCCCGCCCGAGATCGTCGCCGCCTATGGACTCGGAAACCGGCTGATCTCGCTGGTCTTCCTGCCGGCGATGGGGCTCTCCCAAGCGCTCGATACGGTCGTCGGCCAGAACCTCGGGGCCGACCGGCCCGACCGTGCCGCCCGCGCCTCGAAACTCGCGATGGGGCTGGTTTCGATAGTGATGGCCGGTCTCACCCTCGTTGCCTACCTCTTTCCCGAACCGATCGTGGGCGTGTTCCTCACCGCGGATACGCCCGGCGCGGCCGAAACCATCGCTTACGGCGTCGAGTACCTGCAGATCGCGGCGCTCATGTTCGTCTTCTTGGGCGTATTGCAGGTTCTCCTTGGGACCTTCAGGGGCGCGGGCAACACGAAGACCGCAATGGTCTTCTCGCTGATCACGCTCTGGGCGGTCCGCGTCCCGCTGACGTACTCTCTGGTCTTTGTCGCCGGCTGGGCCGAGACGGGGATCTGGGTCGCGGTCGTGATGGGCGATGTGGTAGGTTGTCTCGTAGCGCTGGCGTGGTGGACGCGGGGAACGTGGAAGGAGAGCTACGTCGAGATCGAGCGCGAGCGCGCTCACGTCGGGGCGAGCGAGGACTGA
- a CDS encoding phosphoribosyltransferase, which produces MSDLPEEFNCTVTNWEYIYGLCRAVSTDVKRSSFEPDVIVALARGGWFAGRCICDFLGLDDLTSLKMEHYVGTAQKSGEPQIRYPMPEGSVQDKDVLIIDDIADTGGSIERAHEYVTERGASEVRTATLQLLQTSEFEPDFIGERLEEWAWIVYPWNFIEDMIDLISGVMERAEEETFSPDAVRHYLSEFHDLERMEMEIAQPNRLDEVLVEMERREVIERSGANEWRLAD; this is translated from the coding sequence ATGTCCGATCTCCCCGAGGAGTTCAACTGTACGGTCACCAACTGGGAGTACATTTACGGACTCTGCCGGGCGGTGAGCACAGACGTCAAACGCTCTTCGTTCGAACCCGACGTGATCGTCGCGCTGGCGCGTGGGGGCTGGTTCGCCGGGCGCTGTATCTGCGATTTCCTCGGCCTCGACGATCTGACGAGCCTGAAAATGGAACATTACGTGGGGACGGCCCAGAAGAGCGGCGAGCCCCAGATCCGCTATCCGATGCCCGAGGGCTCGGTACAGGACAAGGACGTCCTGATCATCGACGACATCGCGGATACGGGCGGGTCGATCGAGCGCGCCCACGAGTACGTGACCGAACGGGGTGCAAGCGAGGTCCGCACCGCGACCCTCCAACTCCTCCAGACCAGCGAGTTCGAACCCGATTTCATCGGCGAACGCCTGGAGGAGTGGGCTTGGATCGTCTACCCGTGGAACTTCATCGAGGACATGATCGACCTGATCTCGGGGGTCATGGAGAGAGCCGAGGAGGAAACGTTTTCGCCCGACGCGGTCCGCCATTACCTCTCGGAGTTCCACGATCTCGAACGCATGGAGATGGAGATCGCCCAGCCCAACCGCCTCGACGAGGTGCTCGTCGAGATGGAACGCCGCGAGGTTATCGAGCGCAGCGGCGCAAACGAGTGGCGACTCGCGGACTGA
- a CDS encoding DUF7544 domain-containing protein has product MALYAIDDLDDAWAATREFLTPLSVRRVAVLAVVVFFVGGTGMNPLGGSSGTGTAPEAGPGPGASLDAIQEFVAQNALAIGLIGGTLLAVVLGFVFVGALMEFVFVQSLRTDEVRFWDYARRYLGNGLRLFGFRLGLALLTVLPVLAFLGVGLTAIGAGSLTQTGGAALVLIGLLAVVVFVLVSLVDSFTTAFVVPVMLVRDSGVLDAWRAFWPTLTGQWKQYLAYAVAAFVLNVALGIVLFVAVAAAALVLLIPLGVVVAGTALLAPTVVAPVAIALGVLFVLGIVAVALVVQVPIRTYMRYYALLILGDTDGTLDPIPAIRARVRGDGRDPETI; this is encoded by the coding sequence ATGGCGCTGTACGCGATCGACGATCTGGACGACGCGTGGGCGGCGACCCGCGAGTTCTTGACGCCGCTGTCAGTCAGGCGGGTCGCCGTCCTCGCCGTCGTCGTCTTCTTCGTCGGCGGAACCGGGATGAACCCCCTTGGCGGCAGTAGCGGAACCGGAACGGCCCCGGAGGCGGGACCCGGACCGGGAGCGAGCCTCGATGCGATCCAGGAGTTCGTCGCCCAGAACGCGCTCGCGATCGGCCTCATCGGCGGCACGTTGCTCGCGGTGGTTCTCGGGTTCGTGTTCGTCGGCGCGCTCATGGAGTTCGTCTTCGTCCAGTCGCTTCGCACTGACGAGGTCCGCTTTTGGGACTACGCGCGTCGATACCTCGGCAACGGACTGCGGCTGTTTGGCTTCCGGCTCGGATTGGCGTTGCTGACCGTCCTTCCGGTTCTGGCCTTTCTCGGGGTCGGGCTGACGGCGATCGGGGCAGGATCGCTCACCCAGACCGGCGGGGCGGCGCTCGTGCTCATCGGACTGCTCGCGGTCGTCGTGTTCGTACTCGTCTCGCTGGTCGACTCGTTTACCACCGCGTTCGTCGTCCCCGTTATGCTCGTTCGCGATTCGGGCGTGCTCGACGCCTGGCGGGCGTTCTGGCCCACTCTTACGGGCCAGTGGAAGCAGTACCTCGCGTACGCGGTCGCTGCGTTCGTCCTCAACGTCGCCCTCGGCATCGTGCTGTTCGTCGCCGTCGCGGCCGCGGCGCTCGTCCTCCTGATCCCGCTGGGTGTCGTCGTCGCGGGCACCGCGTTGCTCGCCCCCACTGTCGTTGCCCCCGTCGCGATCGCCCTCGGGGTACTGTTCGTCCTCGGGATCGTCGCGGTGGCGCTGGTCGTACAGGTCCCGATCCGGACGTACATGCGATATTACGCGCTGTTGATCCTCGGGGATACCGACGGGACGCTGGATCCGATCCCGGCGATCAGAGCGCGCGTCCGCGGGGACGGACGGGACCCCGAAACGATATAG
- a CDS encoding PhzF family phenazine biosynthesis protein — protein MERRVHLIDAFTGDPLAGNAAGVVPDAGELSDEQRQAIARELAVSETAFLSDSERADRRIRYFTPTTEVDLCGHATIASHAHLFEAGTLDAGTHTLETNVGVLDIEVRSDGTVWMEQDDPRIERVDPDYETVAESLSIDRAALEDVGADLPLAVSSTGFPVLVVPVNFLEHLGNADPDDGAVAELCESVGAMGIYAFTFDTLTPAATLHGRMFAPRAGIAEDPVTGTASGAAGAYLREFDAFGPSEFPEEMHFEQGHFVDRPGEVRVRVGGTVRVGGRAVKALSGTLSVPDRGTDGIVEA, from the coding sequence ATGGAACGACGGGTTCACCTGATCGATGCCTTCACCGGCGACCCTCTCGCCGGCAACGCCGCCGGCGTGGTACCCGATGCGGGGGAGTTGAGCGACGAGCAGCGCCAGGCGATCGCACGCGAACTCGCCGTCAGCGAGACGGCCTTCCTGAGCGACTCCGAGCGCGCCGACCGCCGGATCCGGTATTTCACGCCGACCACCGAGGTCGACCTCTGTGGGCACGCGACGATCGCGAGTCACGCCCACCTCTTCGAGGCGGGGACGCTCGACGCCGGGACGCACACCCTCGAAACCAACGTCGGCGTTCTCGATATCGAGGTCCGCTCTGACGGGACCGTCTGGATGGAACAGGACGACCCGCGGATCGAGCGGGTCGATCCCGACTACGAGACGGTCGCCGAGTCGCTCTCGATCGATCGTGCGGCGCTCGAAGACGTCGGTGCGGACCTCCCGCTTGCGGTTTCCTCGACGGGGTTTCCCGTCCTCGTCGTCCCGGTGAACTTCCTCGAACACCTCGGAAACGCCGACCCCGACGACGGGGCGGTCGCCGAGCTCTGTGAGTCCGTCGGCGCGATGGGGATCTATGCATTCACGTTCGATACGCTTACGCCGGCGGCGACGCTTCACGGCCGGATGTTCGCACCGCGTGCGGGGATCGCCGAGGACCCCGTCACCGGGACCGCAAGCGGCGCGGCCGGGGCCTACCTCCGCGAGTTCGATGCGTTCGGTCCCTCCGAATTCCCCGAGGAGATGCACTTCGAGCAGGGCCACTTCGTGGACCGCCCGGGTGAGGTCCGGGTGCGGGTCGGCGGAACGGTCCGCGTCGGCGGGCGCGCCGTCAAAGCGCTCTCGGGGACGCTTTCGGTGCCCGATCGCGGGACCGACGGGATCGTCGAGGCGTAG
- the ppsA gene encoding phosphoenolpyruvate synthase, whose amino-acid sequence MAVRWLAEIGADDIETVGGKGASLGELTGAGLPVPPAFIVTAGTYREFIDDAGIADELHEAVDVDVEDSKALAAAQKRAGELILETPFPDELREEVLAAYREFEDDPFVAVRSSATAEDLPDASFAGQQETFLNVTEADLLERVKECWASLFTQRAIYYRKQQGFDSEDVNIAVVVQRMVDAEKSGVMFTSHPSTGDPRIILEAAWGLGEAVVSGSVSPDNYVVDRESGTIEEETIATKKLQCVRDEETGETIEEEVPEGKRNERVLSDEEIAELIELGERVEDHYDTPQDVEWAIVGGEVFMLQSRPITTISDDAGEEVESELMKGIADGDGGTMEYDEREESDGDGEELVHGLGSSPGRASGAARIVTKLDQLDKVKEGDIIVTEMTTPDMVPAMKRASGIVTDEGGMTSHAAIVSRELGVPAVVGTTNATKVIEDGQQITIDGERGSVEAGRVDTGEPEREPIEEARPETPVKPMTATEVKVNVSIPEAAERAAATGADGVGLLRIEHMILSLGKTPQKFVAENGEKAYVDEIVSGIRGVADEFYPRPVRVRTLDAPTDEFRQLEGGEDEPHEHNPMLGYRGIRRSLDRPDVFEYELRAFKRLYEMGYDNVEIMFPLVNDAEDVLAARRLMREVGIDTERRSWGVMVETPASALSIEGMAEAGIDFASFGTNDLTQYTLAVDRNNEHVADRFDELHPAVLELIASTIETCREHDVNTSICGQAGSKPKMVQHLVNTGVSSISANIDAVRDVQHEAKRVEQKLVLDSIR is encoded by the coding sequence ATGGCAGTACGCTGGCTCGCGGAGATCGGCGCGGACGACATCGAAACCGTCGGTGGGAAGGGCGCCTCCCTCGGCGAGTTGACCGGTGCGGGCCTGCCAGTCCCGCCCGCGTTTATCGTCACCGCCGGGACCTACCGCGAGTTCATCGACGACGCCGGTATCGCGGACGAACTCCACGAGGCCGTCGACGTCGACGTCGAGGACTCGAAGGCGCTGGCCGCCGCCCAGAAACGCGCCGGAGAGCTCATCCTCGAGACGCCGTTTCCCGACGAGTTGCGCGAGGAGGTCCTCGCGGCCTACAGGGAGTTCGAAGACGACCCCTTCGTCGCGGTGCGCTCCTCGGCGACCGCCGAGGACCTGCCCGACGCCTCGTTTGCCGGCCAGCAGGAGACGTTTCTGAACGTCACCGAGGCGGACCTCTTAGAGCGCGTCAAGGAGTGTTGGGCCTCGCTGTTCACCCAGCGGGCGATCTACTACCGCAAACAGCAGGGCTTCGACAGCGAGGACGTCAACATCGCGGTCGTCGTCCAGCGGATGGTCGACGCCGAGAAGTCGGGCGTGATGTTCACGAGCCACCCCTCGACGGGCGACCCCCGGATCATCCTCGAGGCCGCGTGGGGACTCGGCGAGGCGGTCGTCTCGGGGTCGGTCTCGCCCGACAACTACGTCGTCGACCGCGAGAGCGGCACGATCGAGGAGGAGACCATCGCCACGAAGAAACTCCAGTGTGTCCGCGACGAGGAGACTGGCGAGACGATCGAGGAGGAAGTGCCCGAAGGAAAGCGAAACGAGCGGGTGCTCAGCGATGAGGAGATCGCCGAACTGATCGAACTGGGCGAGCGCGTCGAGGACCACTACGATACCCCCCAAGACGTCGAGTGGGCCATCGTTGGAGGGGAGGTGTTCATGCTCCAGTCGAGGCCGATCACGACGATCAGCGACGACGCCGGCGAGGAGGTCGAATCCGAGCTGATGAAAGGGATCGCCGACGGCGACGGGGGGACGATGGAGTACGACGAACGCGAGGAGAGCGACGGGGACGGCGAGGAGCTCGTCCACGGACTGGGCTCTAGCCCCGGACGGGCGAGCGGCGCGGCCCGCATCGTCACCAAGCTCGACCAGCTCGATAAGGTAAAAGAGGGCGACATCATCGTCACCGAGATGACGACGCCCGATATGGTGCCCGCGATGAAACGCGCCTCGGGGATCGTCACCGACGAAGGCGGGATGACCTCCCACGCCGCGATCGTTTCGAGGGAACTGGGCGTGCCCGCCGTCGTCGGAACGACCAACGCGACGAAAGTGATCGAGGACGGCCAGCAGATCACCATCGACGGCGAACGGGGCAGCGTCGAGGCCGGTCGAGTCGACACCGGCGAACCCGAGCGCGAACCGATCGAGGAGGCCCGCCCCGAGACACCGGTGAAACCGATGACCGCGACCGAGGTCAAAGTCAACGTCTCGATCCCCGAGGCCGCAGAACGGGCCGCCGCCACCGGTGCGGACGGCGTGGGCCTGTTGCGGATAGAGCACATGATCCTCTCGCTGGGCAAAACCCCCCAGAAGTTCGTCGCCGAGAACGGCGAGAAGGCCTACGTCGACGAGATCGTAAGCGGGATCAGGGGCGTGGCCGACGAGTTCTATCCCCGGCCGGTTCGGGTCCGGACGCTCGACGCCCCGACCGACGAGTTCCGCCAGCTCGAGGGCGGCGAGGACGAACCCCACGAGCACAACCCGATGCTTGGCTATCGCGGGATCCGACGCAGTTTGGATCGGCCCGACGTCTTCGAGTACGAGCTGCGGGCGTTCAAACGCCTCTACGAGATGGGCTACGACAACGTCGAGATCATGTTCCCGCTCGTGAACGACGCCGAGGACGTCCTTGCGGCCCGCCGACTGATGCGGGAGGTGGGAATCGACACCGAGCGCCGGTCGTGGGGCGTGATGGTCGAGACGCCCGCGAGCGCGCTCTCGATCGAAGGGATGGCCGAAGCCGGCATCGACTTCGCCTCGTTTGGCACGAACGACCTCACCCAGTACACCCTCGCTGTGGATCGCAACAACGAGCACGTCGCGGACCGCTTCGACGAGCTCCATCCCGCAGTGTTAGAGCTGATCGCAAGCACCATCGAGACCTGCCGGGAACACGACGTAAATACGAGCATCTGCGGGCAGGCCGGCTCGAAGCCGAAGATGGTCCAGCACCTCGTCAACACGGGCGTGAGCTCGATCAGCGCGAACATCGACGCCGTACGTGACGTCCAACACGAGGCAAAGCGCGTCGAGCAGAAGCTGGTGTTGGACTCGATCCGCTGA